Proteins encoded in a region of the Mycolicibacterium neoaurum genome:
- the cobO gene encoding cob(I)yrinic acid a,c-diamide adenosyltransferase produces MPQGQPLTVPDDGLTTKARRNAPLLAVHTGPGKGKSTAAFGMALRAWNQGFDIGVFQFVKSAKWKVGEESVFRELGRLHDEHGAGGPVQWHKMGSGWSWTRKHGSEVDHAETARDGWAEISRRIAAAQHDFYVLDEFTYPLKWGWIDVDEVVATLADRPGRQHVVITGRDAPQALIDAADLVTEMTKVKHPMDAGRKGQRGIEW; encoded by the coding sequence ATGCCACAGGGACAACCGCTGACAGTGCCCGATGACGGGCTGACCACCAAAGCCCGGCGCAATGCGCCGCTGCTGGCGGTACACACCGGGCCGGGCAAGGGAAAGTCGACCGCGGCGTTCGGGATGGCCTTGCGGGCCTGGAATCAGGGTTTCGACATCGGGGTGTTCCAGTTCGTCAAGAGCGCGAAGTGGAAGGTGGGCGAGGAGAGCGTCTTTCGGGAGCTCGGCAGGCTGCACGACGAGCACGGCGCCGGTGGTCCCGTGCAGTGGCACAAGATGGGCTCGGGCTGGTCATGGACGCGCAAGCACGGATCCGAGGTGGATCACGCCGAGACCGCGCGGGACGGCTGGGCTGAGATCAGCCGCCGAATCGCCGCCGCACAGCACGACTTCTACGTCCTCGACGAGTTCACCTATCCACTCAAATGGGGCTGGATCGATGTCGACGAGGTCGTCGCGACCCTGGCCGACCGGCCGGGTCGCCAGCATGTGGTGATCACCGGTCGCGATGCGCCGCAGGCGCTCATCGACGCCGCCGACCTGGTGACCGAGATGACCAAGGTGAAGCATCCGATGGACGCGGGCCGCAAGGGGCAGCGGGGCATCGAGTGGTAG
- a CDS encoding cobyrinate a,c-diamide synthase, whose product MVAPAVVIAAPSSGSGKTTIATGLMGALRRAGRRVAPFKVGPDFIDPGYHALAAGVPGRNLDPVLVGEHLIGPLYRHGAAAADIAVVEGVMGLFDGRISAHHTGPAQGSTAHVAALLGAPVVLVVDARGQAHSIGALLHGFSTFDSSIRVAGVILNRVGSARHEQVLRQGCEQAGVPVFGAIPRSAELEVPSRHLGLVTAVEFGALAQRAVAAMTDLVAQHVDVGAVAGAATAHTHTPAWSPEPEHRLQEPVTIALAAGRAFSFGYAEHRELLTAAGADVVEFDPLTELLPAGTAGVVIPGGFPEQFTTELSANTTVRAEIRALAAAGGPVHAECAGLTYLMDDLDGAPMCGVLAGSASFTERLTLGYRDAVAVADSSMHIAGERVSGHEFHRTAVTFATEYEPAWGFAGTGGRDGAVHAGVHAGYLHTHPAGHPKACSRFVTAAATFKLGG is encoded by the coding sequence GTGGTAGCTCCAGCGGTCGTCATCGCCGCGCCGTCATCGGGCAGCGGAAAGACCACGATCGCAACGGGTCTGATGGGCGCGCTGCGGCGAGCCGGTCGACGCGTGGCGCCGTTCAAGGTCGGCCCGGATTTCATCGACCCCGGCTACCACGCGCTGGCCGCCGGTGTGCCGGGACGCAACCTGGATCCGGTCCTGGTGGGTGAGCACCTGATCGGACCGCTCTACCGGCACGGTGCCGCGGCGGCCGACATCGCCGTCGTCGAGGGTGTGATGGGCCTGTTCGACGGGCGCATAAGTGCACACCACACCGGTCCGGCGCAGGGCTCCACCGCGCACGTTGCCGCCCTGCTCGGCGCGCCGGTGGTGCTGGTGGTCGATGCCCGCGGGCAGGCGCACAGCATCGGCGCACTGCTGCACGGTTTCTCGACATTCGACAGCTCGATCCGAGTGGCCGGGGTGATTCTGAACCGGGTCGGTTCGGCGCGCCACGAACAGGTCCTGCGCCAGGGGTGTGAACAGGCCGGGGTGCCCGTGTTCGGGGCGATCCCGCGGTCGGCCGAACTGGAGGTGCCCTCGCGGCACCTGGGGCTGGTGACGGCAGTGGAGTTCGGGGCGCTGGCTCAGCGTGCGGTCGCGGCGATGACCGATCTGGTCGCCCAGCACGTCGACGTGGGCGCGGTGGCCGGGGCGGCTACGGCCCATACACACACCCCCGCCTGGAGCCCGGAGCCTGAACACCGTCTCCAGGAGCCGGTCACCATCGCCCTGGCCGCCGGGCGCGCCTTCAGCTTCGGCTACGCCGAGCACCGCGAACTGCTGACCGCCGCCGGGGCGGATGTCGTCGAATTCGATCCGCTCACCGAGCTGTTGCCCGCGGGCACCGCGGGCGTGGTGATCCCCGGTGGGTTTCCCGAACAGTTCACCACCGAGTTGTCGGCCAATACGACCGTGCGGGCCGAGATTCGGGCGCTGGCGGCCGCTGGTGGCCCGGTGCACGCCGAGTGCGCCGGGCTGACCTATCTGATGGACGATCTGGACGGCGCGCCGATGTGTGGGGTCCTCGCCGGTTCGGCATCGTTCACCGAGCGGCTCACATTGGGCTACCGTGATGCCGTCGCAGTGGCCGATTCGTCCATGCACATCGCGGGGGAGAGGGTCAGTGGGCACGAGTTCCACCGGACCGCAGTGACTTTCGCCACAGAATACGAACCGGCGTGGGGATTCGCCGGGACCGGTGGCCGGGACGGTGCGGTGCACGCCGGGGTACACGCGGGCTATCTGCACACCCATCCGGCCGGACATCCGAAGGCGTGCTCGCGCTTCGTCACCGCGGCGGCAACCTTTAAGCTCGGCGGGTGA
- the cobA gene encoding uroporphyrinogen-III C-methyltransferase, giving the protein MTDNAYLVGLRLEGRKVVVVGGGTVAQRRLPLLVAAGADVHVITLAATPAVEAFGDSSATVTVTLRAFRDEDLDGAWYALAATDDPEVNAAIVAGADRRRIFCVRADIAREGTAVTPASFEYEGLSVGVLASGEHRRSAAIRSAIHEALQQGLISDRERNTGAEGVTVHEGVALVGGGPGDPELITVRGRRLLANADVVVADRLAPPELLAELPPHVEVIDAAKIPYGRAMAQEAINDVLIDRAKAGKFVVRLKGGDPFVFARGYEEVIACAEAGVPVTVVPGVTSAIGVPALAGVPVTHRHITHEFVVVSGHVAPGHPESLVNWDALAAMSGTIVLLMAVERIELFAQALLSGGRPADTPVMVVQHGTTAAQRTVRATLTDVAEKVRSEGIRPPAIIVIGAVAAFGS; this is encoded by the coding sequence GTGACAGACAACGCCTACCTTGTCGGTCTGCGTCTGGAGGGCCGCAAAGTCGTCGTGGTCGGCGGCGGCACCGTGGCGCAGCGCCGGCTCCCGCTTCTGGTTGCCGCCGGCGCGGATGTCCATGTCATCACCCTGGCGGCCACCCCGGCGGTGGAAGCCTTCGGTGACTCGTCGGCAACCGTCACCGTGACCCTTCGGGCGTTCCGTGACGAAGACCTCGACGGTGCTTGGTACGCCCTCGCCGCCACCGATGATCCTGAAGTGAACGCCGCGATCGTCGCCGGTGCGGATCGGCGACGGATCTTCTGCGTGCGCGCCGATATCGCCAGGGAGGGCACGGCGGTCACGCCCGCCTCCTTCGAATACGAGGGGTTGTCGGTGGGGGTGCTGGCCAGCGGCGAGCACCGCCGGTCGGCGGCCATCCGCTCGGCCATCCACGAGGCGCTGCAGCAGGGACTCATCAGTGACCGGGAGCGCAACACCGGTGCCGAGGGTGTGACCGTGCACGAGGGGGTCGCCCTCGTCGGCGGCGGACCGGGGGACCCGGAGTTGATCACGGTGCGCGGCCGGCGACTGCTGGCCAACGCCGACGTCGTCGTCGCCGACCGGCTCGCGCCGCCCGAGCTGCTGGCCGAACTGCCGCCCCATGTCGAGGTGATCGACGCCGCCAAGATCCCGTACGGACGCGCGATGGCCCAGGAGGCCATCAACGATGTGCTGATCGACCGTGCGAAGGCGGGCAAGTTCGTCGTGCGGCTCAAGGGCGGCGACCCGTTCGTGTTCGCGCGAGGGTACGAGGAGGTGATCGCGTGCGCCGAAGCAGGTGTGCCGGTGACCGTGGTACCCGGTGTGACCAGCGCCATCGGTGTGCCGGCCCTGGCCGGTGTGCCGGTGACGCATCGGCACATCACCCACGAGTTCGTCGTGGTCAGCGGCCATGTTGCGCCGGGGCACCCCGAATCGTTAGTGAATTGGGATGCGCTGGCCGCGATGTCAGGAACCATCGTGCTGCTGATGGCCGTCGAGCGGATCGAACTGTTCGCTCAGGCGCTGCTGTCGGGCGGCCGACCTGCGGATACGCCGGTGATGGTGGTCCAGCACGGGACGACGGCGGCGCAGCGCACAGTGCGGGCCACCCTGACCGACGTTGCCGAAAAGGTACGTTCGGAGGGGATTCGACCGCCTGCGATCATCGTCATCGGGGCTGTGGCGGCGTTCGGCAGTTAA
- a CDS encoding MFS transporter: protein MQQNGKSPAFLPSWNFIAAVIAIGGMQLLATMDSTVAIVALPKIQDELGLSDAGRSWVITAYVLTFGGLMLLGGRLGDTIGRKRTFIVGVALFTIASVLCGVAWDEATLVIARLLQGVGAAIASPTGLALIATTFPKGPARNSATAVFAAMTGIGSVMGLVVGGALTEVSWRWAFLVNVPIGLVMLYLARTHLRETDRAPMKLDAAGAILATLTCTAAVFGFSMGPEKGWASPLTLASLAGAGIFGLAFLYAERTAENPVVPFSLFRDRNRVATFAAVFLAGGVMFTLTVLIGLYVQDIMGYSALRAGIGFIPFVIALGIGLGVSSQLVSRFAPRWLVISGGVLVLAAMIYGSTLNGDIPYFPNLVLPITIGGFGIGMIVVPLTVSAIAGVGLDEIGPVSAIALMLQNLGGPVVLAVIQAVITSRTLYLGGTTGPVKNMNEAQHHALDQGYTYGLLWVAAVAVVVGAAALFIRYTAEEVAHAQEVKDAIDAGELEH, encoded by the coding sequence ATGCAGCAAAACGGCAAGTCACCGGCGTTCCTGCCGTCCTGGAACTTCATCGCCGCCGTCATCGCCATCGGCGGTATGCAGCTGCTGGCCACGATGGACAGCACTGTCGCCATCGTCGCGCTTCCTAAGATCCAGGACGAGCTCGGTCTTTCCGATGCCGGTCGCAGCTGGGTCATCACCGCGTATGTGCTCACCTTCGGTGGGCTGATGTTGCTGGGTGGTCGCCTCGGCGACACCATCGGACGTAAGCGCACCTTCATCGTGGGTGTCGCACTCTTCACCATCGCCTCGGTGCTCTGCGGTGTGGCCTGGGATGAGGCCACGCTGGTCATCGCCAGGTTGCTGCAGGGTGTGGGTGCGGCGATCGCCTCGCCCACCGGTTTGGCGCTGATCGCCACGACATTCCCCAAGGGACCCGCCCGCAACAGCGCGACCGCCGTGTTCGCCGCCATGACGGGTATCGGCTCGGTGATGGGCCTCGTGGTCGGCGGGGCGCTGACCGAGGTGTCCTGGCGGTGGGCCTTCCTGGTCAACGTGCCGATCGGCCTGGTGATGTTGTACCTGGCCCGCACGCATCTGCGGGAGACCGACCGCGCGCCGATGAAGCTCGACGCGGCGGGCGCCATCCTGGCGACGCTGACCTGTACCGCAGCCGTCTTCGGGTTCTCGATGGGCCCCGAGAAGGGCTGGGCCTCGCCCCTGACGCTGGCATCGCTGGCCGGCGCCGGCATCTTCGGGCTGGCGTTCCTGTACGCCGAACGCACCGCGGAGAACCCGGTCGTGCCGTTCTCACTGTTCCGTGACCGCAATCGCGTCGCCACCTTTGCGGCGGTCTTCCTGGCCGGTGGCGTGATGTTCACCCTGACCGTGCTCATCGGGCTCTACGTCCAGGACATCATGGGCTACAGCGCGCTGCGCGCCGGCATCGGGTTCATCCCCTTCGTGATCGCACTCGGCATCGGTCTGGGCGTGTCCTCTCAATTGGTATCCCGGTTTGCTCCGCGTTGGCTCGTGATCTCCGGCGGCGTGCTGGTGCTTGCCGCGATGATCTACGGTTCGACACTCAACGGCGACATCCCGTACTTCCCCAACCTCGTGCTGCCGATCACCATTGGTGGGTTCGGTATCGGCATGATCGTCGTGCCGCTGACGGTCTCGGCCATCGCCGGTGTGGGCCTCGACGAGATCGGACCCGTGTCGGCCATCGCCCTGATGCTGCAGAACCTCGGTGGTCCCGTGGTGCTGGCGGTCATCCAGGCCGTCATCACCTCGCGCACGCTGTACCTCGGCGGTACCACGGGCCCGGTCAAGAACATGAACGAGGCGCAGCACCATGCGCTGGACCAGGGTTACACCTATGGTCTGCTGTGGGTAGCCGCGGTCGCCGTGGTGGTCGGTGCCGCCGCGTTGTTCATCCGCTACACAGCGGAGGAGGTGGCGCACGCCCAGGAGGTCAAGGACGCCATCGACGCCGGTGAGTTGGAGCACTGA
- a CDS encoding VOC family protein, producing MRRQDICTTVDPLGWRLALSTLITHVPVDSLATAVRVAEHAVNALNTDAAGHLSVDLSEDRVVLRLQDRATGTITEPDVRSAGRITGALSEAGWDTVAGDAAIPPQILELAIDALDIASVRPFWRAITGYADLPDATYLPPGALVDPLGRGPTIWFQQMDSPRPQRNRIHLDVDVPPEHAGARIEAALAAGGRLVSDAAAPAFWVLADAEGNEACICTWQGRD from the coding sequence GTGCGTCGTCAGGACATCTGCACCACGGTCGACCCGCTCGGCTGGCGCTTGGCCCTGTCGACCCTGATTACCCACGTACCCGTCGACTCACTGGCGACCGCCGTGCGCGTCGCCGAGCATGCCGTGAACGCCCTGAACACGGACGCTGCCGGACATCTGAGCGTCGATCTGAGCGAGGACCGGGTGGTGCTGCGACTGCAGGACCGGGCGACTGGGACGATCACCGAACCGGATGTGAGGTCGGCCGGCCGGATCACCGGCGCCCTGTCGGAAGCGGGATGGGACACGGTTGCGGGCGACGCGGCGATACCGCCGCAGATCCTGGAACTCGCCATCGACGCGCTCGATATCGCGTCGGTGCGCCCGTTCTGGCGGGCGATCACCGGCTATGCCGACCTCCCGGATGCGACGTACCTCCCGCCGGGGGCACTGGTCGACCCGTTGGGCCGCGGACCGACGATCTGGTTCCAGCAGATGGATTCGCCACGCCCGCAACGTAACCGGATTCATCTGGATGTCGATGTCCCGCCCGAGCATGCCGGCGCTCGCATCGAGGCGGCGCTGGCCGCAGGCGGGCGGCTCGTCTCGGATGCCGCTGCACCGGCGTTCTGGGTGCTCGCCGACGCCGAGGGCAACGAGGCCTGCATCTGCACCTGGCAGGGCCGCGACTGA
- a CDS encoding proline--tRNA ligase: protein MITRMSELFLRTLRDDPADAEVPSHKLLIRAGYVRAVGPGIYSWLPLGLRVLRKIENVVRSEMNAIGGQEILLPALLPRAPYETTNRWTEYGDTLFRLRDRRDNDYLLGPTHEELFTLMVKGEYSSYKDLPVLLYQIQTKYRDEARPRAGILRGREFVMKDSYSFDLDDDGLKTAYHHHREAYQRIFNRLGIDYVIVSAVSGAMGGSASEEFLAESEVGEDTFVRCVESGYAANVEAVITRAPDTLPIEGQPPAQVHDTPDAPTIATLVDWANSAGLPQFGDRAVTAADTLKNVLLKTRQPGGEWELLGIGVPGDREVDEKRLGAALEPAEFALLDDADFAANPFLVKGYVGPKALQDNGVRYLVDPRVVSGSSWITGADEPNKHVVGLVAGRDFTPDGTIEAADVRDGDPSPDGAGVLTSARGIEIGHIFQLGRKYADAFSADVLGENGKPVRLTMGSYGIGVSRLVAVIAEQQHDEIGLRWPASVAPFDVHVVIANKDAGARAGAEELAGELSRLGFEVLLDDRTSSPGVKFKDAELLGMPWIVVVGRGWADGVIELRNRFTGEARELAVAGAAAEVAASLNG, encoded by the coding sequence GTGATCACCCGTATGTCCGAGCTGTTCCTGCGCACTCTGCGTGACGACCCTGCCGACGCCGAAGTCCCCAGCCACAAGCTGCTGATCCGCGCGGGCTATGTGCGGGCCGTCGGACCGGGCATCTACAGCTGGTTGCCGCTGGGCCTGCGGGTGCTGCGCAAGATCGAGAACGTCGTGCGCAGCGAGATGAACGCCATCGGCGGCCAGGAGATCCTGCTGCCCGCACTGCTGCCGCGCGCACCGTATGAGACGACCAACCGCTGGACCGAGTACGGCGACACGTTGTTCCGCCTCCGGGACCGCCGCGACAACGACTATCTGCTCGGCCCGACGCACGAGGAACTGTTCACCCTGATGGTCAAGGGGGAGTACTCCTCGTACAAGGATCTTCCGGTCCTGCTGTACCAGATCCAGACCAAGTATCGAGACGAGGCCCGCCCACGCGCAGGGATCCTGCGCGGCCGCGAATTCGTCATGAAGGACTCCTACTCCTTCGATCTCGACGACGACGGCCTCAAGACCGCGTACCACCACCATCGCGAGGCCTACCAGCGCATCTTCAACCGGCTCGGGATCGACTACGTGATCGTCTCGGCGGTGTCCGGAGCGATGGGCGGCAGCGCGTCAGAGGAGTTCCTGGCCGAGAGCGAGGTCGGTGAGGACACCTTCGTCCGCTGTGTCGAATCGGGCTATGCCGCCAACGTGGAGGCCGTCATCACCCGGGCGCCGGATACGCTGCCCATCGAGGGGCAGCCACCCGCGCAGGTGCACGACACCCCCGACGCCCCGACCATCGCGACCCTGGTCGACTGGGCGAACTCGGCCGGACTGCCCCAGTTCGGCGATCGGGCGGTCACCGCGGCCGACACCCTCAAGAACGTCCTGCTCAAGACCCGCCAGCCCGGCGGCGAATGGGAATTGCTGGGCATCGGCGTGCCCGGGGACCGCGAGGTGGACGAGAAACGCCTCGGCGCGGCGCTGGAGCCCGCCGAGTTCGCCCTGCTCGACGATGCCGATTTCGCCGCCAATCCGTTCCTGGTCAAGGGATACGTGGGTCCGAAGGCGCTGCAGGACAACGGTGTCCGATATCTGGTCGATCCGCGGGTGGTATCCGGTTCGTCCTGGATCACCGGAGCCGACGAGCCCAACAAGCACGTGGTGGGGCTGGTCGCGGGCCGTGATTTCACCCCCGACGGCACCATCGAGGCCGCCGATGTGCGCGACGGTGATCCGTCCCCCGACGGCGCCGGTGTGCTGACGTCGGCCCGGGGTATCGAGATCGGCCACATCTTCCAGCTCGGTCGCAAGTACGCCGACGCCTTCAGCGCCGATGTGCTCGGCGAGAACGGCAAACCGGTGCGCCTGACCATGGGGTCCTACGGTATCGGCGTGTCCCGACTGGTCGCCGTGATCGCCGAGCAGCAGCACGATGAGATCGGGCTTCGTTGGCCGGCCTCGGTTGCGCCTTTCGATGTGCACGTCGTGATCGCCAACAAGGATGCCGGTGCGCGCGCCGGCGCCGAAGAACTGGCCGGCGAACTGTCCAGGCTGGGATTTGAGGTGCTCCTCGACGACCGCACCTCGTCACCCGGGGTCAAGTTCAAGGATGCTGAACTCCTCGGCATGCCCTGGATCGTGGTGGTCGGTCGCGGTTGGGCCGACGGTGTGATCGAACTGCGCAACCGGTTCACCGGCGAGGCCCGTGAGCTGGCCGTCGCGGGTGCGGCGGCCGAGGTCGCAGCCAGCCTGAACGGCTAA
- a CDS encoding ferritin-like domain-containing protein — protein MTAPNTAPEPTPDPDRPEDPAAAAWFDAVATEHGAIYGYGIVSAHSTPEDNWLVAEAMAQHRQRREEALEILAGRRVTAPLPAPGYQLPTEVADPGDAAELAVRMEADTATAWRAVLEQAADPQDRTFALTAMTQAAVLAARWRSILGVPPVTVAFPGGSEQGG, from the coding sequence ATGACAGCTCCGAACACGGCTCCCGAGCCGACCCCGGACCCGGACCGCCCGGAGGATCCCGCCGCCGCGGCATGGTTCGACGCGGTCGCCACCGAGCACGGGGCGATCTATGGCTACGGCATCGTGTCCGCGCACTCCACGCCGGAGGACAATTGGCTGGTCGCCGAGGCGATGGCCCAGCACCGGCAACGGCGCGAGGAGGCGTTGGAGATACTGGCCGGTCGCCGGGTCACCGCACCCCTTCCCGCACCGGGCTATCAGCTACCGACCGAGGTCGCCGATCCCGGCGACGCCGCCGAGCTGGCCGTGCGCATGGAGGCCGACACGGCCACCGCCTGGCGGGCGGTGCTGGAACAGGCCGCGGATCCCCAGGACCGCACCTTTGCGCTGACCGCCATGACGCAGGCCGCGGTGCTGGCCGCGCGGTGGCGCAGCATCCTGGGGGTGCCGCCGGTGACGGTGGCGTTCCCCGGCGGTTCCGAACAGGGCGGTTAG
- the rimP gene encoding ribosome maturation factor RimP, with protein sequence MASDDPLRSARLPSREQVIELLTGEFARVGYEIEDVTITASRPPSITVVADGDAPLDLDAVAELSRLASTALDEADRGFDPYVLEVTSRGVDRPLTEEKHFRRAKGRKVGVTLADGSEFTGRIGATGDGVVALVVAEGKDLVLRPVAVGEIVKAIVQVEFSKPSRRELELVEQSEEGAGS encoded by the coding sequence GTGGCATCGGATGACCCGCTGCGGTCTGCGCGCCTTCCGTCGCGTGAGCAGGTGATCGAGCTCCTCACCGGCGAGTTCGCGCGCGTGGGTTACGAAATCGAGGATGTCACGATCACGGCATCGCGACCGCCGAGCATCACCGTGGTCGCCGACGGCGATGCGCCGCTGGACCTGGATGCGGTGGCCGAATTGTCCCGGCTCGCTTCGACGGCGCTGGACGAGGCCGACCGCGGTTTCGACCCATACGTGCTCGAGGTCACCTCCCGGGGCGTGGATCGCCCGTTGACCGAGGAGAAACACTTCCGCCGGGCCAAGGGGCGCAAGGTCGGTGTGACCCTCGCGGACGGGTCGGAGTTCACCGGACGCATCGGCGCCACCGGCGACGGGGTGGTCGCCTTGGTGGTCGCGGAGGGCAAGGATCTCGTCCTGCGGCCGGTGGCCGTCGGCGAGATCGTCAAAGCAATTGTGCAAGTAGAGTTTTCGAAGCCAAGTCGACGTGAGTTGGAGTTGGTCGAACAGTCAGAAGAGGGGGCCGGGTCGTGA
- the nusA gene encoding transcription termination factor NusA, whose translation MNIDMAALHAIEADKGISVDVVVETIKSALLTAYRHTEGHEADARIDVDRKTGVVKVMARETDADGNLISEWDDTPEGFGRIAATTARQVILQRLRDAENEKMYGEFAAREGDIVAGVVQRDARENTRGNVVVRVGTEAKGSDGMIRPAEQVPGEGYEHGDRLRCYVIGVTRGAREPKIELSRTHPNLVRKLFALEVPEIADGSVDIVAVAREAGHRSKIAVTSRVSGLNAKGACIGPMGQRVRNVMSELSGEKIDIIDFDEDPARFVANALSPAKVVSVTVIDENARAARVVVPDFQLSLAIGKEGQNARLAARLTGWRIDIRSDSADTTDADGAEHAT comes from the coding sequence GTGAACATCGACATGGCGGCATTACATGCCATCGAGGCGGACAAGGGTATCTCGGTCGATGTCGTGGTGGAGACCATCAAATCGGCGTTGCTGACCGCCTATCGGCACACCGAGGGACACGAGGCCGATGCGCGCATCGACGTCGACCGCAAGACCGGTGTGGTCAAGGTGATGGCGCGGGAGACCGACGCCGACGGCAACCTGATCAGCGAATGGGATGACACCCCAGAAGGTTTCGGTCGCATCGCGGCCACCACGGCTCGCCAGGTGATCCTGCAGCGGCTGCGCGACGCCGAGAACGAGAAGATGTACGGCGAGTTCGCCGCCCGCGAGGGCGATATCGTCGCCGGGGTGGTTCAGCGCGATGCCCGCGAGAACACCCGCGGCAATGTCGTGGTGCGGGTGGGGACCGAGGCCAAGGGCTCCGACGGGATGATCCGTCCCGCCGAGCAGGTGCCCGGTGAGGGCTACGAACACGGCGACCGGTTGCGCTGCTACGTCATCGGCGTGACGCGCGGCGCCCGCGAGCCCAAGATCGAGCTCTCACGCACCCACCCGAATCTGGTGCGCAAGCTCTTCGCCCTCGAGGTCCCCGAGATCGCCGACGGTTCGGTGGACATCGTGGCGGTGGCCAGGGAGGCCGGGCACCGGTCCAAGATCGCGGTCACGTCCCGGGTCTCCGGTCTCAACGCAAAGGGTGCCTGCATCGGCCCGATGGGTCAGCGCGTGCGCAATGTGATGAGTGAGCTGTCGGGGGAGAAGATCGACATCATCGACTTCGACGAGGATCCGGCTCGGTTCGTCGCCAATGCGCTCTCGCCGGCCAAGGTGGTATCGGTCACCGTCATCGACGAGAACGCGCGTGCCGCTCGTGTCGTGGTACCCGATTTCCAGCTGTCGTTGGCCATCGGCAAGGAGGGGCAGAACGCCCGGCTCGCCGCGCGCCTGACCGGATGGCGCATCGACATCCGCAGCGATTCGGCCGACACGACCGATGCCGACGGCGCCGAACACGCCACGTAG
- a CDS encoding YlxR family protein translates to MGCRKRALAVDLVRLSTVSDRPGVNAVTVDTAGNLPGRGAWLHPHPQCLDLALRRRAIGRALRISGSPDTTVVEELFHRLENR, encoded by the coding sequence GTGGGTTGTCGGAAGCGAGCGTTGGCCGTCGATCTGGTCAGACTGTCCACCGTTTCCGACAGGCCCGGCGTCAACGCCGTGACTGTGGATACAGCGGGTAATCTGCCGGGGCGGGGTGCGTGGTTGCATCCCCATCCGCAGTGTCTGGATCTGGCGCTTCGCCGGCGAGCAATCGGTCGAGCGTTGCGTATCTCCGGTTCGCCGGACACCACCGTGGTGGAAGAGCTTTTCCACCGGTTAGAGAACAGGTAG